The following coding sequences lie in one Methanothermobacter sp. MT-2 genomic window:
- a CDS encoding putative acetyltransferase, whose amino-acid sequence MNIRNVKEEDFIKIAKLAKKCHPMAIERNSIYHLFTKFFSNTSFIAEENQRIIGFLLGFVSQDNPKEAYIHLLCVHPRSRRNGIASKLLEKFINKVKKVNVKKISLITKPINKRAISFYKKHGFREYKGPETCRVSDVNVFKDYNGEGEDMVLFEKSVK is encoded by the coding sequence TTGAATATTAGGAACGTTAAAGAAGAAGATTTCATTAAAATAGCAAAACTTGCAAAAAAATGCCATCCAATGGCCATCGAAAGAAATTCCATATACCATCTGTTCACGAAATTCTTTTCAAACACATCATTCATAGCCGAGGAAAATCAAAGGATAATAGGATTCCTTCTAGGATTTGTATCCCAGGACAACCCCAAGGAAGCTTATATACACCTATTATGTGTACATCCAAGATCCAGAAGAAATGGTATAGCATCCAAGCTCCTAGAAAAATTTATAAACAAAGTTAAAAAAGTGAATGTTAAGAAAATATCCCTCATAACAAAACCCATAAACAAAAGAGCGATATCATTTTACAAGAAACACGGTTTTAGAGAATATAAGGGTCCTGAAACCTGCAGGGTCAGTGACGTGAACGTTTTCAAGGACTATAATGGTGAAGGGGAAGACATGGTCCTATTTGAAAAATCTGTAAAATAA
- a CDS encoding probable methylcobalamin:homocysteine methyltransferase: MISIFASKIPGMKVENGTSKIISRILPPQNPIGAQDLRLSQKILKKLGNSREIKGIITGPSTLIYSSRVEGFYDPKDKKKMTIDMAEALKREALYLEEAGASMIQIDEPFLSTGIVNMKTAKKAIKIISDVISVPVALHACGDIKEIFDNLIKFNVEIIDCEFAGTPSNLQVIKDSELKNKKIGFGCIDTKSHKIETIQEIKKLIRKGIKIIGEDIIIDPDCGMRKLPRNVAFSKLKNMVEAANALQDNSQ, from the coding sequence ATGATAAGCATCTTCGCGTCAAAAATCCCAGGGATGAAAGTTGAAAATGGCACATCAAAGATAATATCAAGGATATTACCACCACAGAACCCCATAGGCGCCCAAGACCTCAGATTATCCCAAAAAATCCTTAAAAAACTTGGAAACAGCCGGGAAATTAAGGGTATAATCACTGGTCCAAGCACACTCATCTACTCATCAAGGGTTGAAGGCTTCTATGATCCAAAAGACAAGAAAAAAATGACAATAGACATGGCAGAAGCCCTAAAAAGAGAAGCACTATACCTTGAAGAAGCAGGAGCTTCAATGATACAAATAGACGAACCATTCCTATCCACAGGCATCGTCAACATGAAAACTGCTAAAAAAGCCATTAAAATCATATCAGATGTTATAAGCGTGCCAGTAGCCCTACACGCATGTGGAGATATAAAAGAAATCTTCGACAACCTTATAAAGTTCAATGTGGAGATAATAGACTGCGAATTCGCAGGAACACCCAGCAACCTACAAGTCATCAAAGACTCAGAACTAAAAAACAAAAAGATAGGATTCGGATGCATAGACACAAAAAGCCACAAAATAGAAACCATACAAGAAATAAAAAAACTCATCAGAAAAGGTATCAAAATAATCGGAGAAGATATAATCATAGACCCAGACTGTGGGATGAGAAAACTCCCAAGAAACGTGGCATTCTCCAAACTCAAAAACATGGTGGAGGCAGCCAATGCCCTACAAGATAACAGCCAATAA
- a CDS encoding putative thymidylate synthase encodes MPYKITANKIKDGWQKLVKKIMDEGKLIEDERGSKTREILNTIVEIKKPFKTNFYQIGEEIEAPEGYFWSGEKLKEYAKQFLTPDRQGFIYTYGNRLRSHFQVDQVEEAIKRLKKFKGTRRATMTTWDPRIDTKEDEVPCMILIDFKIRDNILYTTGVWRSHDIYGAWFPNAVGLAYLARYVAKKTGVQTGPITIHSISAHIYEVNFNEAKKI; translated from the coding sequence ATGCCCTACAAGATAACAGCCAATAAAATCAAAGACGGATGGCAAAAACTCGTGAAAAAAATAATGGACGAAGGCAAACTAATAGAAGACGAAAGAGGCTCCAAGACGCGAGAAATCCTCAACACAATAGTAGAAATCAAAAAACCATTCAAAACCAACTTCTACCAGATAGGAGAAGAAATAGAAGCCCCAGAAGGATACTTCTGGAGTGGGGAGAAACTCAAAGAATACGCAAAACAATTCCTCACACCAGACAGACAAGGATTCATTTACACCTACGGGAACAGACTAAGAAGCCACTTCCAAGTCGACCAAGTAGAAGAAGCCATCAAAAGACTTAAAAAATTCAAAGGAACGCGAAGAGCTACAATGACCACATGGGATCCGAGAATCGACACAAAAGAAGATGAAGTACCCTGCATGATACTCATAGACTTCAAAATCAGAGATAACATACTCTACACCACAGGAGTTTGGAGATCCCATGACATCTATGGGGCATGGTTCCCAAATGCAGTGGGCCTAGCATACCTTGCCAGATATGTTGCAAAAAAGACAGGAGTCCAAACAGGCCCCATAACGATCCATTCTATCAGCGCCCACATCTATGAAGTTAATTTCAATGAAGCCAAAAAAATATGA
- a CDS encoding methenyltetrahydromethanopterin cyclohydrolase — protein MVSVNLKAKKIVDEMISKADDLKIQLKKLDNGSKVIDCGVEVDGSIKAGELYTKVCLGGLADVGISIPADLSKRLALPSVKIKTDSPAISTLGSQKAGWAVNVGDFFALGSGPARALSKKPSETYEEIDYEDDADIAIIALESDKLPGEDVTENIAKECGVSTENVYALVAPTASIVGSIQISGRVVENGTYKMIEALDFDVKKVKYAAGIAPIAPVDPDGLKAMGKTNDAVLFGGRTYYYIESEEGDDLKSLAENLPSSASKDYGRPFYEIFKEADYDFYKIDKGMFAPAEVFINDLRTGEVFRAGFVNEELLIKSFNL, from the coding sequence ATGGTAAGTGTGAATTTAAAGGCTAAAAAAATCGTTGATGAGATGATATCAAAGGCAGACGACCTTAAAATCCAATTAAAAAAGTTAGATAATGGTTCGAAGGTTATAGATTGTGGAGTGGAAGTTGATGGGAGTATAAAAGCTGGTGAACTCTACACAAAAGTTTGCCTCGGCGGACTTGCAGATGTTGGCATATCAATACCAGCAGACCTCTCCAAAAGATTGGCATTACCCTCAGTGAAGATTAAAACAGATTCTCCAGCCATTTCAACCCTAGGATCCCAAAAGGCAGGATGGGCTGTTAATGTCGGAGATTTCTTTGCACTTGGCTCAGGACCAGCCAGAGCATTATCAAAGAAGCCAAGCGAAACATACGAGGAAATAGATTATGAAGATGATGCTGATATTGCCATAATAGCACTTGAAAGCGACAAGCTACCAGGCGAGGATGTCACAGAAAACATAGCAAAAGAGTGTGGAGTTTCAACAGAAAATGTTTACGCCCTTGTAGCCCCAACAGCCTCAATTGTCGGTTCAATACAAATTTCAGGTAGAGTTGTTGAAAACGGCACCTATAAGATGATTGAAGCTTTAGACTTTGACGTTAAAAAGGTTAAATATGCTGCTGGTATAGCCCCAATAGCACCAGTAGACCCAGATGGATTGAAAGCAATGGGTAAAACAAATGATGCAGTTCTCTTCGGCGGCAGAACATACTATTATATCGAATCAGAGGAGGGTGACGACCTAAAATCCCTTGCTGAGAATCTTCCATCATCAGCCTCCAAAGATTATGGCAGACCATTCTATGAAATATTCAAAGAGGCTGACTACGATTTCTACAAGATAGACAAAGGAATGTTCGCCCCAGCAGAAGTTTTCATTAACGATCTCCGCACAGGCGAAGTATTCAGAGCAGGTTTTGTGAACGAGGAGCTGCTCATAAAATCCTTCAACCTATAA
- a CDS encoding putative nuclease, translating into MASKKDSNLLATLIGLCCLGILILAVIGSFLPDSTDTTDNITLTDNKTNETIPTNETTIPSNNSSQNIYEASGYCYHVVDGDTIDVEGIGRIRFVGVNTPERGQPGYQEAKDFVEEMCLGKTVYLDIDDAKKYDKYGRILAIVYVNGINLNAELLKRGYAEIMYIPPSEFDPYTWI; encoded by the coding sequence ATGGCATCCAAGAAGGATAGTAACCTACTAGCAACTTTAATAGGCTTATGTTGCCTTGGAATTCTCATATTAGCCGTTATTGGAAGTTTTTTACCGGATTCAACAGATACGACAGATAACATAACTCTAACAGATAATAAGACTAATGAGACCATACCCACCAACGAGACTACCATACCCTCCAATAATAGTAGTCAAAACATATATGAAGCAAGCGGTTATTGTTATCATGTTGTGGATGGTGACACAATAGATGTTGAAGGCATTGGACGCATACGCTTTGTTGGTGTTAACACCCCAGAGCGTGGACAGCCAGGATACCAAGAAGCAAAGGATTTCGTGGAAGAAATGTGCCTTGGTAAAACAGTCTATCTAGACATTGATGATGCGAAAAAATATGACAAATACGGTCGAATACTCGCCATAGTCTACGTAAATGGCATAAACCTAAACGCAGAATTGCTCAAAAGAGGATACGCCGAGATAATGTACATACCACCCTCAGAATTCGACCCATACACATGGATTTAA
- a CDS encoding ThiJ/PfpI domain protein, with the protein MRREYLIIVAVLAIIGILAFYMAAEKPLSDKKVAIIIFDRYNPIELDAAKKISGNYTIIAADKINTDYDIYIEDMNPNDIKQYDALILIGGSGVYDRVTGKIDDPNMDKVIELVKEANRQGKIIGAICAAPAILAKAGILKDKEATIYPGLEYILTDNGAKYVKKDVVISGNIITAKNPNVADEFARAIAGKLGQW; encoded by the coding sequence ATGAGGAGGGAGTATCTTATAATAGTCGCTGTCCTTGCGATTATAGGCATCCTAGCATTTTACATGGCCGCTGAAAAGCCTTTATCTGATAAGAAGGTTGCTATTATAATATTTGACAGGTACAATCCGATAGAATTGGATGCTGCGAAAAAGATAAGTGGAAATTATACTATCATAGCCGCTGACAAGATAAACACCGACTATGACATTTATATCGAGGATATGAACCCCAATGATATAAAACAATATGATGCTCTAATCCTTATAGGTGGAAGCGGAGTATACGATAGGGTAACAGGAAAAATAGATGATCCTAACATGGACAAGGTCATTGAACTAGTTAAAGAAGCTAACAGACAAGGTAAAATCATAGGGGCGATCTGCGCAGCCCCAGCAATACTAGCAAAAGCAGGGATACTGAAGGATAAAGAAGCCACAATATACCCTGGCCTAGAATACATCCTAACCGATAACGGGGCTAAATATGTGAAAAAAGACGTTGTAATCTCTGGGAATATTATAACTGCCAAGAATCCTAATGTAGCTGATGAATTTGCAAGGGCAATAGCCGGAAAACTCGGACAATGGTGA